From a region of the Vidua macroura isolate BioBank_ID:100142 chromosome 3, ASM2450914v1, whole genome shotgun sequence genome:
- the LRATD1 gene encoding protein LRATD1, with amino-acid sequence MGNQLDRITHLNYSELPTGDPSGIEKDELRVGVAYFFSDEEEDLDERGQPDKYGVKGSGSPGQETPTHHLHHQLVLNETQFSAFRGQECIFSKVSSGPQAGDLSVYSVSALPALCKPGDLLELLYLGPSEHPPPHWAVYVGGGQIIHLHQGQIRQDSLYEAAAGNVGRVVNSWYRFRPLVAELVVQNACGHLGLKSDEICWTNSESFAAWCRFGKREFKAGGELQAAAGTQHQQQYHLKIHLAENKVHTVRFHSLEDLIREKRRIDASGKLRVIKDLAIVDGKE; translated from the coding sequence ATGGGAAATCAACTGGATCGCATCACCCACCTGAATTACAGCGAGCTGCCGACCGGGGACCCCTCGGGGATCGAGAAGGACGAGCTGCGCGTCGGGGTGGCTTACTTCTTTTCGGATGAGGAGGAGGACCTGGACGAGCGAGGCCAGCCAGACAAGTACGGCGTGAAGGGCTCcggcagccctgggcaggagaCGCCCACCCACCACCTCCACCACCAGCTGGTGCTGAACGAGACTCAGTTCTCCGCTTTCCGCGGCCAGGAATGCATCTTCTCCAAGGTCAGCAGCGGCCCCCAGGCTGGGGACCTCAGCGTCTACTCGGtgtcagccctgccagccctctgCAAGCCGGgggacctgctggagctgctctacCTGGGGCCGTCGGAGCACCCGCCGCCGCACTGGGCCGTGTACGTGGGCGGCGGGCAGATCATCCACCTGCACCAGGGGCAGATCCGCCAGGACAGCTTGTACGAGGCGGCCGCGGGCAACGTGGGCCGGGTGGTGAATAGCTGGTACCGCTTCCGCCCGCTGGTGGCGGAGCTGGTGGTGCAGAACGCCTGCGGGCACCTGGGCTTAAAAAGCGACGAGATCTGCTGGACTAACTCCGAGAGCTTCGCCGCCTGGTGCCGCTTCGGGAAACGGGAGTTCAAAGCCGGGGGGGAGCTGCAGGCGGCTGCTGgcacccagcaccagcagcagtaCCATCTCAAAATCCACTTGGCAGAGAACAAGGTGCATACGGTGAGGTTCCACAGCCTGGAGGATCTAATACGCGAGAAGCGCAGGATCGATGCCAGTGGCAAACTGAGGGTGATCAAGGACCTGGCTATAGTGGATGGGAAAGAATAG